The DNA window GACGGCTGCCGCGGCCTCGACCAGTTCCTCATTGTCGAATTGGGGAATGACGCCGAGGACCGGCACCTTGAGAAATTCTTCGACCCCCTCGATCGTCCCAATGGACGTATCGAACGATTCCCGCGCAAATGCGAGCACGACGCCCAGGAACAGCCCCATCAGCGAGCCCACCACGAGATTCATCTCGGTGTTAGGAGCATTGATCGGGCTCGAGGGGGTAATCGCAGGCGTAATGACCGTCACTTCTTCGATCTGTTCCGCGCTCTTGATCTGCAGTTCCTGATGCTTGATCTTCAAAGTGGCGTACAGGTCGGAATTGACCTTCACCTCGCGCTCAAGCCGCGCCAGTCTGATGGCGGATTTCGGGAACGCCAAGTAGCGCCCGCGATAGCGGTTGATTTGTTCCTCGATACCCCGCTCACGCCCTTCCAGCGTCGCCACCTTCGATTTCAGCTCCCGCTCGATTTCCGCCTTAACGTTGGCGATCTTGCGGTCCACCTCATGCACGGTCGGATGTTCGGAGGTGTAATTGATCAGCAATGTCGACCGTTCGTGGTACAGGTCGAGCAACTTACTGTTCAACACACCCAACAGCGACGTGCCCTCTTCGGTGAAAATCCGCTGCACGGGCGTCGAGGGATCGGGCCGCTTCAACGACTGGATCTGTTGCAGGGTCTCATGCTTGAGGCGAGACACCAGGTCGAGGTCGCTCTCCAACTTGCTGAACATTTCCAATGCCGTCTTGGCCTCTTCATCCAGAAACACCTGCCCTTCGCGTTCTTTGAAATTGCGCAGGGCATCCTCGGCGGCGCTGAGCTTCTCCTCCAAGTTCGCGAGTTGTTCTTCGACGAACCGTCGCGACTCCATGACCAGTCGGTTGCGCGCGGCGATATTCTCGACCCGGTAGGCTTGCGCCACGGCGTTGGCCATCTTTTCGGCTTCCGGCGGATCGTTCGAGTTCGCGATGATTCGAATGATGCTGGTGTCTGCTTCCCGTTCCGTCCGGATTTGCTGGCTGAGGTTGTACACCGTATGGAGATACGCAGCCGACCGGCGCACCTCCGGCGACGGTTCGCTCTCCACCAACGTAAATTCCTGCGCCACACGCTCCATGACCGGGAAGCTCCGAATGAACTCGGTCTGTGTGCTCAAGTCGTTGCCCTGCGATACCGACAGGGACTCGATCAGTTGCTGGGCCACCGTCGTGCTGCGATCGAACTTCACCCGCGCCGCCGCCTCGTAGATTGGAATCGGCTTCAGGGCCTCCGTGAAGCCGAATGTGAACAGCGTGACGAGCAACGCGGCAAGACCGATGAGGTACTTGCGCTTCTTGACGATCAACCAGTAGTCGATGATGTCGAGTTCGT is part of the Nitrospiraceae bacterium genome and encodes:
- a CDS encoding polysaccharide biosynthesis tyrosine autokinase; this translates as MAQYELDIIDYWLIVKKRKYLIGLAALLVTLFTFGFTEALKPIPIYEAAARVKFDRSTTVAQQLIESLSVSQGNDLSTQTEFIRSFPVMERVAQEFTLVESEPSPEVRRSAAYLHTVYNLSQQIRTEREADTSIIRIIANSNDPPEAEKMANAVAQAYRVENIAARNRLVMESRRFVEEQLANLEEKLSAAEDALRNFKEREGQVFLDEEAKTALEMFSKLESDLDLVSRLKHETLQQIQSLKRPDPSTPVQRIFTEEGTSLLGVLNSKLLDLYHERSTLLINYTSEHPTVHEVDRKIANVKAEIERELKSKVATLEGRERGIEEQINRYRGRYLAFPKSAIRLARLEREVKVNSDLYATLKIKHQELQIKSAEQIEEVTVITPAITPSSPINAPNTEMNLVVGSLMGLFLGVVLAFARESFDTSIGTIEGVEEFLKVPVLGVIPQFDNEELVEAAAAVLPPQTPPDMVENFSKLICLVDPKSVLSESLRSLRTNIQFASMDRKLKSLVFTSAGLGEGKSTVVVNLAVTLALEGQRVLLVDADLRRPIVHQRLGLDREPGLVDTLVGGMSWRNSVRSVTDLMLGQMGVDRVLDTPGLDNLFILTSGSATGNPSEFMNLNRIKALIAEMQEDYDMVLFDTPPILPVTDAVAISSRVDGTVLVYQVGRIGRNALKRAKFLLDHAQANTLGVVLTNVRAEITPEAGMYRYEYK